The sequence CACAATCACAGTGTGAACAGGTCCATTCACCTTCTAATTTCAATCCTAAAATAGTCTGATTTTAGCTGAGTTTAACAAGACCATTCGACACATAAAAGGTTGTATTTCAATCCTAAAATAGTCTGATTTTAGCCCGTATCTGATAGAATCAATGCACTAAACAAAGCCCATTTCAATCCTAAAATAGTCTGATTTTAGCCATCAACTCCCTGTTCTTTGAGTAATTCCTTTAGAACATTTCAATCCTAAAATAGTCTGATTTTAGCAATACAAGTGTTGATCTATCAACTATGGAGCCAAGTATTTCAATCCTAAAATAGTCTGATTTTAGCGTGAAAATATGAGATTTACTGCAAATATAGATTATATTTCAATCCTAAAATAGTCTGATTTTAGCTTATAAGATGAAACACACCCCGATCCAACCTAAAATATTTCAATCCTAAAATAGTCTGATTTTAGCATAAACGAAACTTCAAATAAAGAAGTATAAATAAAAAAATTTCAATCCTAAAATAGTCTGATTTTAGCCCCCTCTCCTACTTCTGAAAGTGGGTTAAAATAGTCATTTCAATCCTAAAATAGTCTGATTTTAGCACTTTACTTCCTTTTGTAGTGATGTATTCACAGTAAGATTTCAATCCTAAAATAGTCTGATTTTAGCCGGTTAAAATCAATATTATCTTCGAGGGTTGCAGCATTTCAATCCTAAAATAGTCTGATTTTAGCTGTAAAGCATGTAACCTTTCAGCCTATGTTCAATAATTTCAATCCTAAAATAGTCTGATTTTAGCTCATAATGCCCTTTAGTTAATCCATTTTCCTTAAAAAATTTCAATCCTAAAATAGTCTGATTTTAGCCAAGCAGCATCATAAATGGATCCTCCAAGGCTTCAAGATTTCAATCCTAAAATAGTCTGATTTTAGCTTAACTTCTGTTTCAAGCGGATTATCCTCAACACGACATTTCAATCCTAAAATAGTCTGATTTTAGCAGGGCCGAAATTTCGCCTATTTACCCTGATACACCCTATACTTTGGCCAATATCACACTTAAAATTATCCATCCCCAATTTTCAATTTCTTTTATATGGATCAACAGCCTCTTGAAGGAGATTTTTTTAATAAAAAAAGATGAGAATATTGATTTAAAACTAATTATAGCAATATCCTGAGGGTACAGGCCATATTAAACTCAAAGGAATTGGAATAAGTTAATCAAAGCTTAAGTAATATTTAGAATGTATTAAGTAATATTAAAATTGCTTGGATAAACGATCCCATAAAAGTTAGTTAAATCCTTAAAAAAAGCATAATAATAGTAAATAAATTAAAAAAAGTAAAAAATCAAAGAATTCCACCGATAGGTGCCTTTTCAACCCCAAGAACCTTCCTTTTAAGTGCTTTCTCGCTCCTCATAGTATAAAGTATCACAGAATCCTCATCTTTGTTTATAATACCTTTCAGACCATCCTTTATCTCTTCAAACTCACTTCTTGTAACCTCTCCCTCAAATACTGAGTTCTGAATCCAGTGCAGATGAGTTCTGAGGAAAGATTTGACCTTGTTAACCCTGTCAACGTTGATGTCATAGACAATTATAACGTACATTTTATTGACCTCCCATCTAGTTATTCCTTCAATGATCTTGGATGTTTAAATTGATGCCCAAAGTCCAGGTCTACTCTGGTTACTATGAAAATTAGGATCAGACTTCCCAGAGCAGCTGCAAACCAGATTGCCCCATATCCCAACAACTGTAGCAGGTAACCATAGAAAGCAGAACCCAAACCTCCACCTCCAAATAAGCCTAATCCAATTAATGCAGATGGAAGTCCTTTAGTTTCTGGAGCAACATCAAATGCTATGGTTGCTAAAGGGGATTGCATGAGTATGTACGCAAATCCCAAGCTTACCGTAGCTAATAAGATTACCTGCCAGAATGGGAAGAAAAATAACAAGAAGGGTGTGAATAAAGCAAAACATGCCCCTGTCAGAACAGTTTTCTGTTGCCCAAACTTGTTTCCCATTTTTCCAACGTAGGTACCTGCAATCAGGCAGGCGAAACCATAGAACATTAAAACTAAACCAATTTCCAAGTAGTTTAAACCTGAAATCTCATGTAAAAATGCCCCAAGGTAACTGTACAAACCAATCAGTAGAAAACCTGTTAAAAATGCTAAAGGAAAGATGATTTTGCCTTTAGACGTTAAACATACATCTTTGACTTCTTTAAAGAAGTTACGTTGATGTTTTGTAGGTGTGAAGTTTTCAGGTATCTTCTGTAAGAATAATTCTGATGTGATTGCTGCCAGTCCAAATAAAATAAATGCAACCCTCCAGCTTGCGTAGTTAGCAATGAATCCTCCAATACCAACGCTCATGCCCTGGCCAAGAAAGACTATTCCCATAAATTTTCCAACACATGTTTGGCGTTGGGATTCTGGTACATTATCTCCAATCCATGCCAGGGACAGGGCAACAATTCCTGCAGCAAAAAAGCCGGTAAATGCTCTACAGATACACAACACCCATAAAGAACTTGAAAGTGCACATGCAAATGTTCCTAAAGCAAGACCCAAAACTATCAACTGCAGTACCCTAATTTTACCATGTTTATCGCTGATAAAACCATAAACAGGCTGCATGAAACCGTAGGGTATCATGTAAGATGTGAATATGATGCCTGCAACAGCAACTGATACACCGAAACCCGTTGCAATTGCAGGTAAAACCGGTGACACGATCCAGTTATCTGCTGCAGATATAAAGCCTGCGATGCCTAAAATTAAAATCAATGAAGTATAATTTTTTTCTCTAAATTTTCCATCATTTATGGAATTATCTGTATCTAAATTGATCCTCTGCGTTACAATTCCCTCCAATCTATACTTTAACCCTTCTTCTATAAAAAAAGGCCTGTCACCACCACATAACAAATGGTTTGTACTCCTGTGTGCCCAGAATGTGCTTGATTAACTTGTAAGCTTCAAGCCGGATCAAACGCCTGTAAGAAACCTTACGGTTGAGTTCCCTGTGCTTTATGGTCTTTTTAAGTCTCTCATCGTACTCCTTGATGAACTTCTTCCGCCCGCTGTCGTTGAGCATACAGTAGTCCACCTTCTGTTCGAAGTCGTCCTCGGTCAGCATTTTCTTGTTTACCATATAAAATATGAGCCTGTCAACCAGTATCGGCTTGAACATCTCGCTCAGATCCAGTGCTAGGGAGTAGCGCCGCTCAAAGGGTTCGTGGAGGTAAGAGATTGTGGGGTTGAGCTGAGTGTTGTATATCTCCGAGATAACGGTTGAATAGACCATTGAGTTTCCAAAACTTATGAGGGCGTTCACCATGTTCTCTGGAGGCCTCCTGCTCCTACCCTCCATTTTAAATCCATCAGGCAATATTTCATCCATTTTTGAGTAGTACTCGGAACGCATACGTGCCTCAACGTTCATTGCCTCGGTCACGTTGGATGAAAAGGTTAGATCCTTCACTGTTTCTCCAATGCCATTTTCAACGTGGTAATAGCCCAGAACCTTTTCCATGTTACCTGCGGCACCCTCAATGAACTTTTTAGCTATCCAGAGCCTTTTTCCAGGGTTGAGGTAGTGTTCTGCCTGTTTCACCAGAAGATCCCCTGAAAGCAGGGTTTCCCGGGGGTAGAAACTGCCGTCGTAGAATCCGTAGTAGTTGAAGAAGTGTATTGGGATGCCTTCCTTTGCCAGGAGGTGCACAGACTGGGATGAAAAGGTCAGGGATCCGTAGGCGTATATTGAATAGATCTTGTTTATGGGTATGGGCTTTTTACCATCTTTGTTGACAAAATACAGTGTGTTTTCCTTTCTTTTAAGTAATCCATCCGACATAAGGTAGTAGTTCTTTTTCATTGGCTCACCAGATTTTCAACTTCATCCAACAATTCTCTTGATGAATCTAAAAGGTCTTCTGCTAAATTTAAGTTGTAAGTGTAACTGTAATCTGCCCTTTCCCTACTTCTCATTGCAAAATCAAAATTATCAAGTAGGTCCCTGTTAAGTATTCCCTCATCAACAAATAGAGTTTCAATAGCGAATTTTAAGTAGATATGACTCTTTTCACGGTATCCTCTGCTAAAAAGCAGTGCTCTGAAAGCATGGAACATTGAGTAGTAACATTGAACTATGGTCCACTTGTAATCTTCTTTGGATAATGATTTTTGAGCAGAATCCAAATCGTGAGATGATTCTTTCAATTCTTTTCTCACAAGTTCCGGATCTTTACCCATTTTAACTATTTTACCCCTTTCTTTACATTTTTCAAACTGAAATTTCATATAAAGTCCTTCCTTTCATTACTCTGGAATAGAATGGTTTGTCTTCCTTTTTTAAATGTCGGAATTCAACCTCCTCCATAATAATCGGTGAAATTTTTCTTGAAATATCCATTTGATGTTTCTCAACTAGTTTGTTTGCGTGCCTGATATCTCCAGTCAGGACCACAAGATCGATGTCACTCTCCTGCCTGTCTTCACCTGTTGCACAACTCCCAAAAAGGATTATTTTGGATGAAAACTCTTTGAGTTCTTTTATGAGGCCATCTATTTCCATAAGTGTGAATACAATTTTAAGCTCCTTAAGCAGGGGATTTTCCATATTGGCCTGATAAATGGTTAATCTTCCAAGATTTTCCTTTATGATAAGCTCTTCTTCTTCAAGAATTCTCAGATTCTTGCTGGCTGTTCCAAGGGACAGGTTCAATTGCCTTACTATCTCCCTTGTGTGGTACTTTTCCATATAATTCCTACCCAGAAAGCAGAGGATCCTCATGGCATGCCTGGAAGGAATGTTCATTTTTCCGAACATATGTTCATATTTTAGAACAATTTATATATAAAATTTTCTCAAACCCAACAGAACTCGTAGTAGGCACATTTACGGCATATTTTCTTTTTTTCAGGTTTTGGAATGGTTCCATGAATTATTTGACCAATACCTTCAATGATACCCTCTAAATATTTTTCTCCAGATTCTGTGAGCTCAACCTTCTCTTTTTTCCTCAGCTTTGGATAGTCTATGAATCCTACAATATTCTGGATTCCCTTCTCCTTCTTCAGGTAGTACATGTAGTAAAGGAGCTGGTAGCGGTGGGCGTCCTCCATTTTACTGCTTTTTTTAACCTCATGGAGCTCCAAGGCTTCACCCCTCCTTATGAAGTCCACGCTTATGAGGTTGTCAATGGTGAAGTCCTTCTTCTCACGGCCATAGCTCTTCTTGTGGAGCTGTTTACCCATTGAAACTGATTCAGATTCCTGCTCCATCTGGATGTTGTGGGAAAACAGCCAGAGCTTGGTCCTGCAGATGAAGTAGTAGTTTATTTCAGTACCTCTGACTTGGAGGTGTTTTTCTGAGTTTGGGAGCATTACATTTCCTCTTTTAAAGGTTTTACCTGTTATCAAGAGATTTTAGATTCTTTAAACTTCCCTTTCTGAATCCTTCCCTTGATTCTGTTATGGTTTCCTCAATGTCTGAAGATCTTTCCACAATTTTGTCTGTTAATCCCTCCAATGTCATGAGAACCCAATTTTTATCTTTATTTTTAACGAAGACAACTTCATCTCCCTGTTGGATGTTGAGGTCTTTTCTGACCTTTTTGGGAATTTTTACCTTGTAATCTTTTGTGATTGTTGGCATGTTATCACCTTGGATTATATAAGTAAATTTAACAATGAATAACGAGTAAAATCAGGTTTTATCTCCTCTCCACTTCTCTCAGTTTAGCAGCCTCCTTTTCAGAGTTTATCATTAACTGAAACTTTGTTTATAAACTTCAGCTTCACTTCATTGTTTGAAATTATCCATTCTATTTGGTCTCCATAACTTATTTTGAACTTATTTCTGATTTCTGGAGGGATAATTGTCTGAAAATCGTTTGAGAGTTCAGTTTTGTAGATCATTTTAACCACTTAATCCATTTCATGCTTTCAGAAAGTTTTTAAAATACTATAACATCCTATTATCAATATCCGTTTCAGGTATACAAAACCCTATATCTAATCTGTACCATTTTCTTAAATCATTGTTAGGAACATATTTAAAGATAGTATTGTCTCCAATAGAACTTAATCCATCTATGTTATCTCTTAAATTTTTATTACACCTTATAGAAAGTGTGAAACAATTTATATATCTTTTAATCTTTAACAACTCATTTTTTTTATCAAATTTTTTAAAGTTCATTTGTATTGTTTCAATATTTTCTCGAACTTCTCTAGCTTTTTCATCAATTTCTATGAATATTGATGCTGTTTGTCCTTCATTAGGAATTAATTGAAATTTTAAAGTTTCTGAAAACTCCAAATTCTTCAAATGATCTACTATCTCACGAGAATCTTGAACAGACCCTCTTTCTTTGATTAAAAGATAATAAGAATCCGCAGCGTTCTTAATAAATTCCTTTTCAGATATTTTAGATCTTCTACCAATAACTTCCTCTGTAGCATTCATAAGGATTTTACCATAGACATGACTGAAAAAAGGAACGCCGTTGTTATTTTTCAATTTAACAATATTTACGATACCTCTACCACTATCATCATTCCTATTACACCGCCCGGCTGTTTGAATTATTGAATCTAAAGGAGCTAAATCCCTATAAATAATATCTACACTAATATCCACGCCTGCTTCAACTAACTGGGTTGTAACTATTACTTTCCTTTTGGAATCAGTTTTTATTCTATTAATTCTATTTAAGCGATATTTTGGCAAAATATGCGTAGTCATATTAATAAGTTCTAAATCTCCAAAATTACAAATTCCATCTTTATCTAAAATACTTTCAGGATCTACTGAGTAAATTTCGGATAAATTCTCTTTTAGGTATTTATAAAGTTCTTTGGAAGATTTAATTGTATTTAAAACAATCATAACATCCTTTTCATTAGATATTATCGTTTTAAAAATATTTTTCTTAAAATCTTCAAGATATGTGCCAGTTAAATCAAAATTAAAATCCACTCTATCAAAATACTCAAAATACTCATTTCTATTCTCTACAAGTTCTTTGATTTCCTTTTCTTCAAAAATGAGGGGCTTTGTTGCAGTCATTAAAATAACCCAACAATTAAAGTTGTAGGCTAAAAACTTCAACATATTATTGATTAATAGCCAATACTTATGAGGTATAGCTTGTATTTCATCTAAAACTATGATGGAATTAGTAATATTATGGAATTTTCTCGCAGATTTGTTTTTGTTAGTGATTATACTATAAAAAAATTGAATAAAAGTCGTGACGACTATTTCAGAATGCCAACTTTCAGTTAGTAAAAGAGCATTGTTTATATCTTCAATAATATTCAGTTCGTTATCTCTTTCTTCATTATATTTTATGTCTATTAAATGGTGATGTTTCAAAAGAAGGTTTGAAGGTGTCGTTTTTTCAAGCAAGGATTGTGTTTCTTCATTTTTCATTTTTAATAAATCATTCCATCCTTTTTTATTCCTTCCATCTAAAATCTCAGATATTATAGAACTATTCTGGTCTATAATGCTCAAAAAAGGCAGGGAGTATATAATTTTTGGATCAAATCCCTTTTCATCTTTAACCTTATTTTGAAGGTTTAAAACAAAAGAAAATCCAGTTAATGTTTTACCTGCACCCGTGGGTAAATTTATGGAAAGTATTCTATCATTATTTAAATTTAAAGTTTTTAA is a genomic window of Methanobacterium congolense containing:
- the cas1b gene encoding type I-B CRISPR-associated endonuclease Cas1b — protein: MKKNYYLMSDGLLKRKENTLYFVNKDGKKPIPINKIYSIYAYGSLTFSSQSVHLLAKEGIPIHFFNYYGFYDGSFYPRETLLSGDLLVKQAEHYLNPGKRLWIAKKFIEGAAGNMEKVLGYYHVENGIGETVKDLTFSSNVTEAMNVEARMRSEYYSKMDEILPDGFKMEGRSRRPPENMVNALISFGNSMVYSTVISEIYNTQLNPTISYLHEPFERRYSLALDLSEMFKPILVDRLIFYMVNKKMLTEDDFEQKVDYCMLNDSGRKKFIKEYDERLKKTIKHRELNRKVSYRRLIRLEAYKLIKHILGTQEYKPFVMWW
- a CDS encoding nucleotidyltransferase domain-containing protein produces the protein MFGKMNIPSRHAMRILCFLGRNYMEKYHTREIVRQLNLSLGTASKNLRILEEEELIIKENLGRLTIYQANMENPLLKELKIVFTLMEIDGLIKELKEFSSKIILFGSCATGEDRQESDIDLVVLTGDIRHANKLVEKHQMDISRKISPIIMEEVEFRHLKKEDKPFYSRVMKGRTLYEISV
- a CDS encoding HEPN domain-containing protein; the encoded protein is MKFQFEKCKERGKIVKMGKDPELVRKELKESSHDLDSAQKSLSKEDYKWTIVQCYYSMFHAFRALLFSRGYREKSHIYLKFAIETLFVDEGILNRDLLDNFDFAMRSRERADYSYTYNLNLAEDLLDSSRELLDEVENLVSQ
- the cas4 gene encoding CRISPR-associated protein Cas4; protein product: MLPNSEKHLQVRGTEINYYFICRTKLWLFSHNIQMEQESESVSMGKQLHKKSYGREKKDFTIDNLISVDFIRRGEALELHEVKKSSKMEDAHRYQLLYYMYYLKKEKGIQNIVGFIDYPKLRKKEKVELTESGEKYLEGIIEGIGQIIHGTIPKPEKKKICRKCAYYEFCWV
- a CDS encoding CRISPR-associated endonuclease Cas3''; protein product: MLFSCELKSHPEKKLVDHLRNVAELSNKIVNSKSIDDQKIFSEITYIIGISHDFGKSTTFFQRYILDPDEKSKYTYHGFLSSFLGYYFVRSYLEGTGLWDEYWYLAPITWIVINKHHGNIENIKYTEIPKIKDHLKIETVMEQMRDVESHYLNEMKVIYDDLWNYSSITGFFDEFNFNAPVFRKGLYKDVKKLCREKNIKYYFYILFFYSVLLDADKLDASGLERVPEKVEISEGDLVDAYKSVKFKEETKINELREKAYTEVKSQLKTLNLNNDRILSINLPTGAGKTLTGFSFVLNLQNKVKDEKGFDPKIIYSLPFLSIIDQNSSIISEILDGRNKKGWNDLLKMKNEETQSLLEKTTPSNLLLKHHHLIDIKYNEERDNELNIIEDINNALLLTESWHSEIVVTTFIQFFYSIITNKNKSARKFHNITNSIIVLDEIQAIPHKYWLLINNMLKFLAYNFNCWVILMTATKPLIFEEKEIKELVENRNEYFEYFDRVDFNFDLTGTYLEDFKKNIFKTIISNEKDVMIVLNTIKSSKELYKYLKENLSEIYSVDPESILDKDGICNFGDLELINMTTHILPKYRLNRINRIKTDSKRKVIVTTQLVEAGVDISVDIIYRDLAPLDSIIQTAGRCNRNDDSGRGIVNIVKLKNNNGVPFFSHVYGKILMNATEEVIGRRSKISEKEFIKNAADSYYLLIKERGSVQDSREIVDHLKNLEFSETLKFQLIPNEGQTASIFIEIDEKAREVRENIETIQMNFKKFDKKNELLKIKRYINCFTLSIRCNKNLRDNIDGLSSIGDNTIFKYVPNNDLRKWYRLDIGFCIPETDIDNRML
- a CDS encoding MFS transporter, giving the protein MILILGIAGFISAADNWIVSPVLPAIATGFGVSVAVAGIIFTSYMIPYGFMQPVYGFISDKHGKIRVLQLIVLGLALGTFACALSSSLWVLCICRAFTGFFAAGIVALSLAWIGDNVPESQRQTCVGKFMGIVFLGQGMSVGIGGFIANYASWRVAFILFGLAAITSELFLQKIPENFTPTKHQRNFFKEVKDVCLTSKGKIIFPLAFLTGFLLIGLYSYLGAFLHEISGLNYLEIGLVLMFYGFACLIAGTYVGKMGNKFGQQKTVLTGACFALFTPFLLFFFPFWQVILLATVSLGFAYILMQSPLATIAFDVAPETKGLPSALIGLGLFGGGGLGSAFYGYLLQLLGYGAIWFAAALGSLILIFIVTRVDLDFGHQFKHPRSLKE
- the cas2 gene encoding CRISPR-associated endonuclease Cas2, encoding MYVIIVYDINVDRVNKVKSFLRTHLHWIQNSVFEGEVTRSEFEEIKDGLKGIINKDEDSVILYTMRSEKALKRKVLGVEKAPIGGIL
- a CDS encoding AbrB/MazE/SpoVT family DNA-binding domain-containing protein — encoded protein: MPTITKDYKVKIPKKVRKDLNIQQGDEVVFVKNKDKNWVLMTLEGLTDKIVERSSDIEETITESREGFRKGSLKNLKSLDNR